From the Lathyrus oleraceus cultivar Zhongwan6 chromosome 4, CAAS_Psat_ZW6_1.0, whole genome shotgun sequence genome, one window contains:
- the LOC127075540 gene encoding cysteine proteinase inhibitor 6: MATRLGGIFDSPSSQNSAEIESLARFAVDQHNTKQNSLLEFTRVVKAREQVVAGTLHHLTLEAVDAGEKKIYEAQVWVKPWLNFKELKDFKHAGE, encoded by the exons ATGGCTACCAGACTCGGAGGCATCTTTGATTCCCCCAGTTCTCAGAATTCAGCTGAAATTGAATCCCTTGCTCGATTCGCCGTCGATCAACACAACACCAAACAG AATTCACTTCTGGAGTTTACAAGGGTGGTGAAAGCACGGGAACAGGTTGTTGCTGGTACACTGCACCACCTTACTCTTGAGGCTGTTGATGCGGGTGAGAAGAAGATCTATGAAGCCCAAGTATGGGTCAAACCATGGCTGAACTTTAAAGAACTCAAAGACTTCAAGCATGCTGGTGAATAA